The Parus major isolate Abel chromosome 4, Parus_major1.1, whole genome shotgun sequence genome has a window encoding:
- the SEPTIN11 gene encoding septin-11 isoform X2, with product MLKGNDDLRNLSLSGHVGFDSLPDQLVNKSTSQGFCFNILCVGETGIGKSTLMDTLFNTKFESEPATHNEPGVRLKARSYELQESNVRLKLTIVDTVGFGDQINKDDSYKPIVEYIDAQFEAYLQEELKIKRSLFNYHDTRIHACLYFIAPTGHSLKSLDLVTMKKLDSKVNIIPIIAKADTIAKNELHKFKSKIMSELVSNGVQIYQFPTDEETVAEINATMSVHLPFAVVGSTEEVKIGNKMAKARQYPWGVVQVENENHCDFVKLREMLIRVNMEDLREQTHTRHYELYRRCKLEEMGFKDTDPDSKPFSLQETYEAKRNEFLGELQKKEDEMRQMFVMRVKEKEAELKEAEKDLHEKFDHLKRTHQEEKKKVEDKKKELEEELNNFQKKKAAAQLLQSQAQQAGSQQTKKDKDKKNFFFM from the exons ATGCTCAAAGGG AACGATGACCTCAGGAACCTGTCCCTGTCCGGCCACGTGGGCTTCGACAGCCTCCCGGACCAGCTGGTCAACAAGTCAACGTCTCAAGGCTTCTGCTTCAACATCCTGTGCGTGG GTGAAACTGGCATCGGCAAATCAACGCTGATGGACACTCTGTTCAACACCAAGTTCGAGAGCGAGCCCGCCACGCACAACGAGCCCGGCGTGAGGTTGAAAGCCCGGAGTTACGAGCTCCAGGAGAGCAACGTCCGTCTGAAGCTGACCATTGTGGACACGGTGGGGTTTGGAGATCAGATCAACAAGGATGACAG CTACAAGCCTATAGTAGAATACATCGACGCCCAGTTCGAAGCCTacctgcaggaagagctgaagaTCAAGAGATCCCTGTTTAACTACCACGACACGCGGATCCACGCCTGCCTGTATTTCATTGCTCCCACCGGACACTCCCTCAAGTCCCTGGACTTGGTCACCATGAAGAAGCTCGACAGTAAG GTGAACATCATCCCCATCATTGCCAAGGCTGACACCATTGCAAAGAACGAGTTGCACAAGTTCAAGAGTAAAATCATGAGCGAGCTGGTCAGCAACGGTGTCCAGATCTACCAGTTCCCGACGGATGAGGAGACGGTGGCCGAGATCAATGCCACCATGAGT GTCCACCTTCCTTTTGCCGTGGTTGGCAGCACCGAAGAAGTGAAGATCGGCAACAAGATGGCCAAAGCCAGGCAGTACCCCTGGGGCGTCGTGCAGG TTGAAAATGAGAACCACTGTGACTTTGTGAAGCTGCGGGAGATGCTGATCCGAGTGAACATGGAGGACTTGAGGGAGCAGACACACACCCGGCACTATGAGCTGTACAGGCGCTGCAAGCTGGAAGAGATGGGGTTCAAAGACACAGATCCAGACAGCAAGCCTTTCAG TCTCCAAGAGACCTACGAAGCAAAGAGGAATGAATTCCTGGGCGAGCTGCAGAAGAAGGAGGACGAGATGAGGCAGATGTTTGTCATGAGggtgaaggagaaggaagcagagTTGAAGGAAGCGGAGAAGGAT CTTCACGAAAAGTTTGACCATCTAAAGAGGACTCAccaagaagagaagaaaaaagtggaagacaaaaagaaggaaCTTGAGGAAGAGCTGAACAACTTTCAAAAGaagaaggcagcagctcagctatTACAGTCACAGGCTCAGCAGGCAGGTTCTCAACAAACCAAGAAAGACAAGGACAAGAAAAA CTTCTTCTTTATGTAA
- the SEPTIN11 gene encoding septin-11 isoform X1, translating to MLKGNDDLRNLSLSGHVGFDSLPDQLVNKSTSQGFCFNILCVGETGIGKSTLMDTLFNTKFESEPATHNEPGVRLKARSYELQESNVRLKLTIVDTVGFGDQINKDDSYKPIVEYIDAQFEAYLQEELKIKRSLFNYHDTRIHACLYFIAPTGHSLKSLDLVTMKKLDSKVNIIPIIAKADTIAKNELHKFKSKIMSELVSNGVQIYQFPTDEETVAEINATMSVHLPFAVVGSTEEVKIGNKMAKARQYPWGVVQVENENHCDFVKLREMLIRVNMEDLREQTHTRHYELYRRCKLEEMGFKDTDPDSKPFSLQETYEAKRNEFLGELQKKEDEMRQMFVMRVKEKEAELKEAEKDLHEKFDHLKRTHQEEKKKVEDKKKELEEELNNFQKKKAAAQLLQSQAQQAGSQQTKKDKDKKNASFT from the exons ATGCTCAAAGGG AACGATGACCTCAGGAACCTGTCCCTGTCCGGCCACGTGGGCTTCGACAGCCTCCCGGACCAGCTGGTCAACAAGTCAACGTCTCAAGGCTTCTGCTTCAACATCCTGTGCGTGG GTGAAACTGGCATCGGCAAATCAACGCTGATGGACACTCTGTTCAACACCAAGTTCGAGAGCGAGCCCGCCACGCACAACGAGCCCGGCGTGAGGTTGAAAGCCCGGAGTTACGAGCTCCAGGAGAGCAACGTCCGTCTGAAGCTGACCATTGTGGACACGGTGGGGTTTGGAGATCAGATCAACAAGGATGACAG CTACAAGCCTATAGTAGAATACATCGACGCCCAGTTCGAAGCCTacctgcaggaagagctgaagaTCAAGAGATCCCTGTTTAACTACCACGACACGCGGATCCACGCCTGCCTGTATTTCATTGCTCCCACCGGACACTCCCTCAAGTCCCTGGACTTGGTCACCATGAAGAAGCTCGACAGTAAG GTGAACATCATCCCCATCATTGCCAAGGCTGACACCATTGCAAAGAACGAGTTGCACAAGTTCAAGAGTAAAATCATGAGCGAGCTGGTCAGCAACGGTGTCCAGATCTACCAGTTCCCGACGGATGAGGAGACGGTGGCCGAGATCAATGCCACCATGAGT GTCCACCTTCCTTTTGCCGTGGTTGGCAGCACCGAAGAAGTGAAGATCGGCAACAAGATGGCCAAAGCCAGGCAGTACCCCTGGGGCGTCGTGCAGG TTGAAAATGAGAACCACTGTGACTTTGTGAAGCTGCGGGAGATGCTGATCCGAGTGAACATGGAGGACTTGAGGGAGCAGACACACACCCGGCACTATGAGCTGTACAGGCGCTGCAAGCTGGAAGAGATGGGGTTCAAAGACACAGATCCAGACAGCAAGCCTTTCAG TCTCCAAGAGACCTACGAAGCAAAGAGGAATGAATTCCTGGGCGAGCTGCAGAAGAAGGAGGACGAGATGAGGCAGATGTTTGTCATGAGggtgaaggagaaggaagcagagTTGAAGGAAGCGGAGAAGGAT CTTCACGAAAAGTTTGACCATCTAAAGAGGACTCAccaagaagagaagaaaaaagtggaagacaaaaagaaggaaCTTGAGGAAGAGCTGAACAACTTTCAAAAGaagaaggcagcagctcagctatTACAGTCACAGGCTCAGCAGGCAGGTTCTCAACAAACCAAGAAAGACAAGGACAAGAAAAA TGCAAGCTTCACATAA
- the SEPTIN11 gene encoding septin-11 isoform X4, translated as MAVAVGRPANDDLRNLSLSGHVGFDSLPDQLVNKSTSQGFCFNILCVGETGIGKSTLMDTLFNTKFESEPATHNEPGVRLKARSYELQESNVRLKLTIVDTVGFGDQINKDDSYKPIVEYIDAQFEAYLQEELKIKRSLFNYHDTRIHACLYFIAPTGHSLKSLDLVTMKKLDSKVNIIPIIAKADTIAKNELHKFKSKIMSELVSNGVQIYQFPTDEETVAEINATMSVHLPFAVVGSTEEVKIGNKMAKARQYPWGVVQVENENHCDFVKLREMLIRVNMEDLREQTHTRHYELYRRCKLEEMGFKDTDPDSKPFSLQETYEAKRNEFLGELQKKEDEMRQMFVMRVKEKEAELKEAEKDLHEKFDHLKRTHQEEKKKVEDKKKELEEELNNFQKKKAAAQLLQSQAQQAGSQQTKKDKDKKNASFT; from the exons AACGATGACCTCAGGAACCTGTCCCTGTCCGGCCACGTGGGCTTCGACAGCCTCCCGGACCAGCTGGTCAACAAGTCAACGTCTCAAGGCTTCTGCTTCAACATCCTGTGCGTGG GTGAAACTGGCATCGGCAAATCAACGCTGATGGACACTCTGTTCAACACCAAGTTCGAGAGCGAGCCCGCCACGCACAACGAGCCCGGCGTGAGGTTGAAAGCCCGGAGTTACGAGCTCCAGGAGAGCAACGTCCGTCTGAAGCTGACCATTGTGGACACGGTGGGGTTTGGAGATCAGATCAACAAGGATGACAG CTACAAGCCTATAGTAGAATACATCGACGCCCAGTTCGAAGCCTacctgcaggaagagctgaagaTCAAGAGATCCCTGTTTAACTACCACGACACGCGGATCCACGCCTGCCTGTATTTCATTGCTCCCACCGGACACTCCCTCAAGTCCCTGGACTTGGTCACCATGAAGAAGCTCGACAGTAAG GTGAACATCATCCCCATCATTGCCAAGGCTGACACCATTGCAAAGAACGAGTTGCACAAGTTCAAGAGTAAAATCATGAGCGAGCTGGTCAGCAACGGTGTCCAGATCTACCAGTTCCCGACGGATGAGGAGACGGTGGCCGAGATCAATGCCACCATGAGT GTCCACCTTCCTTTTGCCGTGGTTGGCAGCACCGAAGAAGTGAAGATCGGCAACAAGATGGCCAAAGCCAGGCAGTACCCCTGGGGCGTCGTGCAGG TTGAAAATGAGAACCACTGTGACTTTGTGAAGCTGCGGGAGATGCTGATCCGAGTGAACATGGAGGACTTGAGGGAGCAGACACACACCCGGCACTATGAGCTGTACAGGCGCTGCAAGCTGGAAGAGATGGGGTTCAAAGACACAGATCCAGACAGCAAGCCTTTCAG TCTCCAAGAGACCTACGAAGCAAAGAGGAATGAATTCCTGGGCGAGCTGCAGAAGAAGGAGGACGAGATGAGGCAGATGTTTGTCATGAGggtgaaggagaaggaagcagagTTGAAGGAAGCGGAGAAGGAT CTTCACGAAAAGTTTGACCATCTAAAGAGGACTCAccaagaagagaagaaaaaagtggaagacaaaaagaaggaaCTTGAGGAAGAGCTGAACAACTTTCAAAAGaagaaggcagcagctcagctatTACAGTCACAGGCTCAGCAGGCAGGTTCTCAACAAACCAAGAAAGACAAGGACAAGAAAAA TGCAAGCTTCACATAA
- the SEPTIN11 gene encoding septin-11 isoform X3: MCYYVAIQKWLLEGKGTGLTSKALQMNDDLRNLSLSGHVGFDSLPDQLVNKSTSQGFCFNILCVGETGIGKSTLMDTLFNTKFESEPATHNEPGVRLKARSYELQESNVRLKLTIVDTVGFGDQINKDDSYKPIVEYIDAQFEAYLQEELKIKRSLFNYHDTRIHACLYFIAPTGHSLKSLDLVTMKKLDSKVNIIPIIAKADTIAKNELHKFKSKIMSELVSNGVQIYQFPTDEETVAEINATMSVHLPFAVVGSTEEVKIGNKMAKARQYPWGVVQVENENHCDFVKLREMLIRVNMEDLREQTHTRHYELYRRCKLEEMGFKDTDPDSKPFSLQETYEAKRNEFLGELQKKEDEMRQMFVMRVKEKEAELKEAEKDLHEKFDHLKRTHQEEKKKVEDKKKELEEELNNFQKKKAAAQLLQSQAQQAGSQQTKKDKDKKNASFT; the protein is encoded by the exons AACGATGACCTCAGGAACCTGTCCCTGTCCGGCCACGTGGGCTTCGACAGCCTCCCGGACCAGCTGGTCAACAAGTCAACGTCTCAAGGCTTCTGCTTCAACATCCTGTGCGTGG GTGAAACTGGCATCGGCAAATCAACGCTGATGGACACTCTGTTCAACACCAAGTTCGAGAGCGAGCCCGCCACGCACAACGAGCCCGGCGTGAGGTTGAAAGCCCGGAGTTACGAGCTCCAGGAGAGCAACGTCCGTCTGAAGCTGACCATTGTGGACACGGTGGGGTTTGGAGATCAGATCAACAAGGATGACAG CTACAAGCCTATAGTAGAATACATCGACGCCCAGTTCGAAGCCTacctgcaggaagagctgaagaTCAAGAGATCCCTGTTTAACTACCACGACACGCGGATCCACGCCTGCCTGTATTTCATTGCTCCCACCGGACACTCCCTCAAGTCCCTGGACTTGGTCACCATGAAGAAGCTCGACAGTAAG GTGAACATCATCCCCATCATTGCCAAGGCTGACACCATTGCAAAGAACGAGTTGCACAAGTTCAAGAGTAAAATCATGAGCGAGCTGGTCAGCAACGGTGTCCAGATCTACCAGTTCCCGACGGATGAGGAGACGGTGGCCGAGATCAATGCCACCATGAGT GTCCACCTTCCTTTTGCCGTGGTTGGCAGCACCGAAGAAGTGAAGATCGGCAACAAGATGGCCAAAGCCAGGCAGTACCCCTGGGGCGTCGTGCAGG TTGAAAATGAGAACCACTGTGACTTTGTGAAGCTGCGGGAGATGCTGATCCGAGTGAACATGGAGGACTTGAGGGAGCAGACACACACCCGGCACTATGAGCTGTACAGGCGCTGCAAGCTGGAAGAGATGGGGTTCAAAGACACAGATCCAGACAGCAAGCCTTTCAG TCTCCAAGAGACCTACGAAGCAAAGAGGAATGAATTCCTGGGCGAGCTGCAGAAGAAGGAGGACGAGATGAGGCAGATGTTTGTCATGAGggtgaaggagaaggaagcagagTTGAAGGAAGCGGAGAAGGAT CTTCACGAAAAGTTTGACCATCTAAAGAGGACTCAccaagaagagaagaaaaaagtggaagacaaaaagaaggaaCTTGAGGAAGAGCTGAACAACTTTCAAAAGaagaaggcagcagctcagctatTACAGTCACAGGCTCAGCAGGCAGGTTCTCAACAAACCAAGAAAGACAAGGACAAGAAAAA TGCAAGCTTCACATAA